A single window of Eleginops maclovinus isolate JMC-PN-2008 ecotype Puerto Natales chromosome 19, JC_Emac_rtc_rv5, whole genome shotgun sequence DNA harbors:
- the LOC134881626 gene encoding uncharacterized protein LOC134881626: MGKCRFNPSWVHDPKYNWVQPVPGNVWEAQCTLCRKTFKLGTMGHIALNSHMKSAKHTKLVEVRSSQAPIATFCVPPSVQSTSVASATPLQQVPLSGLLCGSTPTLQAEVIWTLRTVYEHHSYSSNEGITDVFKCMFPDSQIAATFSCGSNKTAYLTKFGLVPFISKELTEQVNQAVGFVPMLDESLNKSTKTKQLDIHLRYWDGDRVRSRYFGSQFMGHAKAVDLLSNFKECLRDLDLRRMVSLSMDGPNVNWRFLEMLQTEHAEHFGGAQLVVVGSCGLHTLHNAVKCGFTEWHMEKFLRALHTIFHNVPARREDFCNLTKSKTFALPFCGHRWIENLPVVQRAIEIWPDMKKYVDAVTTKKLPNPGTSSYDTIEVATKDPLILAKLHFFMAVSRSVTPFLTKYQTDEPMLPFFANDLAELLKNLLRRFIKRELLTDVTPQHLVRLDVTDKQSRVHPKAVDIGIGAETAIKELQQRSKSSEELSILHFQNQCMECLSKMVQKIQERSPLKFPIVRQLTCLNPAFMYSNPELCQKQMKSIVRKFLQDRQLDGGVAAGTYSYIILLMRSKHNLASVPSGASRLRCPSSCLCHGSLKAIGHGCFGPCCGGMCPQQAPRPVTVASYLSNPDQSPSAQSSLSQLSLVQPWRQQPPSATPPWQW; encoded by the exons ATGGGCAAATGTCGGTTCAATCCGTCGTGGGTACACGACCCTAAGTATAACTGGGTTCAGCCTGTGCCAGGGAATGTGTGGGAGGCACAGTGTACtttatgcagaaaaaccttcaaactTGGGACCATGGGGCATATAGCCTTGAACTCCCATATGAAGAGTGCTAAGCACACAAAATTGGTTGAAGTGCGTTCGAGCCAGGCACCGATAGCAACTTTCTGTGTGCCACCTTCAGTGCAGTCTACCTCCGTGGCTAGCGCTACACCACTGCAGCAGGTACCACTGTCAGGGTTACTGTGCGGGTCAACACCAACTCTGCAGGCAGAGGTAATATGGACTCTTAGGACAGTATACGAACACCACTCCTACTCCTCCAATGAGGGCATCACCGAtgtattcaaatgcatgttcccTGACTCTCAAATCGCGGCAACATTTTCATGCGGGAGCAACAAGACAGCGTATCTTACGAAGTTCGGTCTCGTCCCTTTTATCAGTAAGGAGCTCACCGAGCAGGTAAACCAGGCTGTTGGTTTTGTGCCAATGTTGGACGAAAGcctcaacaaaagcacaaaaaccaaacagcttGACATCCATCTCCGCTACTGGGACGGTGACCGTGTTCGATCACGATATTTTGGCTCGCAGTTCATGGGCCATGCAAAGGCGGTGGACCTTCTCAGTAATTTCAAG GAGTGTTTACGTGACCTTGATTTGAGGAGGATGGTCTCTTTGTCCATGGACGGACCCAACGTCAATTGGCGTTTTCTTGAGATGCTGCAGACGGAGCATGCTGAGCATTTTGGGGGTGCCCAGTTGGTTGTAGTGGGAAGTTGTGGGCTACACACTCTACATAATGCTGTCAAATGTGGATTCACTGAGTGGCATATGGAGAAGTTCTTAAGAGCTCTTCATACTATTTTTCACAATGTGCCAGCAAGAAGGGAGGATTTTTGCAATCTTACAAAGTCCAAAACCTTTGCTTTGCCTTTCTGTGGTCACCGCTGGATCGAGAACCTCCCAGTAGTGCAGAGAGCCATTGAGATCTGGCctgacatgaagaaatatgttgaTGCTGTTACAACCAAGAAGCTCCCAAACCCTGGAACGTCTTCTTATGACACCATCGAGGTGGCAACCAAAGACCCTCTTATTTTGGCAAAGCTGCATTTTTTCATGGCAGTTTCACGAAGTGTGACACCCTTCTTGACAAAGTATCAAACGGATGAACCTATGCTTCCATTCTTTGCCAATGACTTGGCTGAATTACTGAAG aATTTGCTGAGGCGATTCATCAAGCGAGAGCTACTGACTGATGTCACACCTCAGCACTTGGTACGGCTTGATGTCACTGACAAGCAGTCGAGGGTGCATCCAAAGGCAGTGGACATCGGCATTGGTGCAGAGACTGCCATAAAG GAACTCCAACAGCGGAGTAAATCCTCAGAGGAACTTTCCatcctacattttcaaaaccaatGCATGGAGTGTCTATCCAAAATGGTCCAGAAGATTCAGGAGAGGAGCCCTTTGAAGTTTCCGATTGTTAGACAATTAACTTGTCTGAACCCAGCCTTTATGTACAGCAACCCTGAACTGTGTCAGAAACAGATGAAGAGCATAGTCAGGAAGTTTCTACAAGACAGACAGTTGGATGGAGGAGTTGCTGCTGgtacatattcatacattattttattgatgaggTCTAAACATAA CTTGGCCAGCGTCCCCTCTGGTGCCTCCCGGCTCAGGTGCCCGTCATCCTGCCTTTGCCACGGTTCCCTCAAAGCCATTGGTCATGGCTGCTTTGGCCCCTGCTGTGGCGGCATGTGCCCACAGCAGGCCCCTCGCCCAGTCACTGTCGCGTCCTATCTATCTAACCCAGACCAGAGCCCCTCGGCCCAGTCCAGCCTATCTCAGCTCAGCCTGGTTCAGCCTTGGCGTCAGCAACCGCCCAGTGCCACTCCACCCTGGCAGTGGTAA